One segment of Microbacterium arborescens DNA contains the following:
- a CDS encoding LacI family DNA-binding transcriptional regulator, giving the protein MGQTGMSPRGSATLHDVAREAGVSLATASRALNGSTRKVADAYRERVEQAAARLGYTANLSAQATARGTAAIVALLVADIADPYFGQLAAGVARGADEAGLVVTVAITERDPARELRLVRALRGQRPRGIILAASRTSREMSDELRTELDLIAASGGTVVALGPGAPGIRSIAIDNRGGARELGAALAARGYRSAIVLAAADGVVTSDDRLAGFTDGFTNGGGAEPRVYRGGFSREAGAEAMTAALADGVKPGTVVFGISDVVAIGALTAVRAAGREPGADIALAGFDDIPTGRDVTPPLTTVRVPLADVGYSALQAAVDSDADTAAAALPLEVLVRESTPPRSA; this is encoded by the coding sequence GTGGGACAGACGGGGATGTCGCCGCGTGGCTCGGCCACGCTGCACGATGTGGCGAGAGAAGCCGGGGTGTCGCTCGCGACCGCCTCACGGGCGCTGAACGGATCGACCCGCAAGGTCGCCGACGCCTATCGCGAACGCGTCGAGCAGGCCGCGGCCCGGCTCGGCTACACCGCCAACCTGTCGGCGCAGGCGACGGCCCGCGGCACCGCCGCGATCGTGGCGCTGCTGGTGGCCGACATCGCCGACCCGTACTTCGGGCAGCTCGCGGCCGGCGTCGCGCGCGGCGCCGACGAGGCCGGACTCGTCGTCACCGTCGCCATCACCGAGCGCGATCCCGCGCGTGAGCTGCGGCTCGTGCGGGCGCTGCGCGGCCAGCGTCCCCGCGGCATCATCCTCGCCGCCTCCCGCACCTCGCGCGAGATGTCGGATGAGCTGAGAACCGAGCTCGACCTCATCGCCGCGAGCGGCGGAACCGTCGTCGCGCTGGGCCCGGGCGCGCCCGGCATCCGCAGTATCGCCATCGACAACCGCGGCGGCGCCCGCGAGCTCGGGGCCGCGCTCGCCGCGCGTGGATACCGGTCGGCGATCGTGCTCGCGGCCGCCGACGGCGTCGTGACCAGCGACGACCGCCTCGCCGGTTTCACCGACGGCTTCACGAACGGTGGCGGAGCAGAGCCGCGCGTCTACCGCGGCGGCTTCAGCCGCGAGGCGGGCGCCGAGGCGATGACGGCCGCCCTCGCCGACGGCGTGAAACCGGGAACGGTCGTCTTCGGCATCAGCGACGTCGTCGCCATCGGAGCCCTCACCGCGGTGCGTGCCGCGGGACGCGAGCCCGGCGCCGACATCGCCCTCGCCGGCTTCGACGACATCCCGACCGGTCGCGACGTGACCCCGCCTCTGACGACCGTCCGGGTACCGCTCGCCGACGTCGGGTACAGCGCGTTGCAGGCCGCGGTCGACAGCGACGCCGACACGGCCGCGGCCGCGTTGCCGCTCGAGGTGCTCGTGCGCGAGAGCACCCCGCCACGGAGCGCGTGA
- a CDS encoding glycosyl hydrolase family 95 catalytic domain-containing protein has product MSEHVLRYAAPAREWTDALPIGNGSLGAMCFGDPAEAVFVLNEETAWSGSPASERMPPTVGADAAAAALARAREAMRDERFGDADEAVRLLQHRHTQAYLPVATLRVSVAGIGADALREHAGYERSLDLRTATHTVRTGPVDAPSTQRTWISAPHGVMIHEIDTPGLTDVGLALETGLRELARVESDDATTLLFRLPSDVVPPHDESDEPIVYDESEVVEGAVVVRVVSDARDPERPLRGIRTLRLIIAVETTFTRIGVSPRGRAEDVADRAVARIERALADGIDRVRAAQLGDHERLYGRVELDLDAPPPDAPTDVRLRAIDVGGDAGEGAEPARDPGLAALLFHYGRYLLICSSRPGGLPATLQGIWNGEMRPPWSSNYTTNINVQMNYWAAHTTALAETEEPLLDLIEALADNGRETARRLYGARGWAAHHNTDAWAYTQPVGNGVHDAQWAFWPMAGFWLCRHLEERHRFGGGDAASRRRAHRIIRQASLFALDWVHRAPDGTFTTLLSTSPENDYRTPDGGRAAVTTGAALDLVLLREHLAADLALAAELGHDAPADADAGRIREVLDVLAPVRITASGSIAEWDGDPDAVDPHHRHVSPVAFVYPGSDDLGEEHRRAASRFLDMRGDDATGWSLAWKLALRARLREPERVDALLKLVFRDMTLPRDAEVGGLYPSLLAAHPPFQIDGNLGYTAAIAECLLQSHRDDIELLPAVPASIGGGRIRGLRARPGIVVDLAWAMSDTGARLSSARLTAETDAAVGSRLVRWPGGSARVELHAGRPVELDGG; this is encoded by the coding sequence GTGAGCGAGCACGTCCTGCGATACGCGGCGCCGGCACGGGAGTGGACCGACGCGCTGCCGATCGGCAACGGCTCCCTGGGGGCGATGTGCTTCGGCGACCCGGCCGAAGCGGTCTTCGTCCTCAATGAGGAGACGGCGTGGTCGGGCAGCCCCGCAAGCGAGCGGATGCCGCCGACCGTCGGCGCCGACGCGGCCGCCGCGGCCCTCGCGCGTGCCCGTGAGGCGATGCGGGACGAGCGGTTCGGCGATGCCGACGAGGCCGTCCGTCTCCTCCAGCACCGGCACACGCAGGCCTATCTGCCCGTGGCGACCCTGCGCGTGTCTGTCGCCGGCATCGGCGCGGACGCCCTGCGCGAGCATGCCGGGTACGAGCGTTCGCTCGATCTGCGCACGGCCACGCACACCGTCCGCACCGGACCCGTCGACGCGCCGTCGACGCAGCGCACCTGGATCAGCGCGCCGCACGGTGTGATGATCCACGAGATCGATACTCCCGGCCTGACCGACGTCGGACTCGCCCTCGAGACCGGTCTGCGCGAACTCGCTCGCGTCGAGAGCGATGACGCCACCACCCTGCTCTTCCGCCTGCCCTCCGACGTCGTTCCGCCCCACGACGAGTCCGACGAGCCGATCGTGTACGACGAGAGCGAGGTCGTCGAGGGGGCCGTGGTGGTGCGGGTCGTCTCCGACGCTCGCGACCCCGAGCGCCCACTGCGCGGCATCCGCACGCTCCGGCTCATCATCGCCGTCGAGACGACCTTCACCCGCATCGGCGTGTCACCGCGGGGGCGGGCGGAGGATGTGGCCGACCGCGCCGTCGCCCGTATCGAACGCGCGCTCGCCGACGGCATCGACCGTGTGCGCGCTGCGCAGCTCGGTGACCATGAGCGTCTCTACGGGCGAGTCGAGCTCGATCTCGATGCGCCGCCGCCTGATGCTCCCACCGACGTGCGGCTGCGGGCGATCGATGTCGGCGGCGACGCGGGGGAAGGAGCGGAACCCGCGCGCGACCCCGGCCTCGCCGCGCTGCTCTTCCACTACGGGCGATACCTGCTGATCTGCTCCTCACGTCCCGGAGGTCTTCCGGCGACCCTCCAGGGAATCTGGAACGGCGAGATGCGGCCGCCGTGGAGTTCGAACTACACGACCAACATCAATGTGCAGATGAACTACTGGGCGGCGCACACAACCGCCCTCGCCGAGACCGAGGAACCGCTGCTCGACCTCATCGAGGCGCTCGCCGACAACGGCCGCGAGACGGCGCGTCGCCTCTACGGGGCTCGTGGCTGGGCCGCGCACCACAACACCGACGCGTGGGCGTACACGCAGCCGGTCGGAAACGGCGTCCACGACGCGCAATGGGCCTTCTGGCCGATGGCCGGATTCTGGCTGTGCCGACACCTCGAGGAGCGGCACCGGTTCGGCGGGGGAGACGCTGCTTCGCGCCGGCGTGCGCACCGCATCATCCGGCAGGCGTCGCTGTTCGCGCTCGACTGGGTGCATCGTGCTCCTGACGGCACGTTCACGACCCTCCTGTCGACATCCCCCGAGAACGACTACCGCACCCCGGACGGGGGACGTGCCGCGGTCACCACCGGAGCCGCCCTCGACCTCGTGCTGCTCCGCGAGCACCTCGCGGCCGACCTCGCGCTCGCCGCGGAGCTCGGGCACGACGCCCCGGCGGATGCCGATGCCGGCCGCATCCGCGAGGTGCTGGACGTGCTCGCGCCGGTCCGCATCACCGCCTCGGGCAGCATCGCGGAGTGGGACGGTGACCCCGATGCCGTCGATCCGCATCATCGGCATGTCTCCCCGGTCGCGTTCGTGTATCCCGGGTCCGACGATCTCGGCGAGGAGCATCGCCGTGCCGCCTCGCGCTTCCTCGACATGCGGGGCGACGACGCGACCGGATGGTCGCTCGCCTGGAAGCTCGCGCTCCGCGCGCGGCTGCGCGAGCCCGAGCGGGTCGATGCGCTGCTGAAGCTGGTGTTCCGCGACATGACGTTGCCCCGCGACGCGGAGGTGGGCGGGCTGTACCCGTCGCTGCTGGCGGCGCACCCGCCGTTCCAGATCGACGGGAACCTCGGCTACACCGCGGCGATCGCGGAGTGCCTGCTGCAGTCGCACCGGGATGACATCGAGCTGCTGCCCGCGGTGCCGGCCTCGATCGGCGGGGGCCGGATCCGGGGCCTGCGCGCCCGGCCGGGAATCGTCGTCGACCTCGCGTGGGCGATGTCGGATACCGGCGCGCGGCTGTCATCCGCGCGCCTGACGGCGGAGACGGATGCCGCTGTCGGCAGCCGGCTCGTGCGGTGGCCCGGTGGCTCTGCGCGCGTCGAGCTCCACGCCGGCCGCCCCGTCGAGCTCGACGGCGGCTGA
- a CDS encoding glycerate kinase, whose protein sequence is MTRVVVAIDSFKGSIAAAAAARELAAGWASADAGAVLELRPMADGGEGTLDAFATAIPGARRMPVSVVGPAGTRVEASWLLLPGIAAGRGSVGVVELASTSGIELLGDRRRGLDADTTGFGEAIAAALDAGVERLVLGIGSSSSTDGGVGMLRALGARFTDADGRDVAPGARGLADIAHADLSGLRPLPTGGVDVLSDVSNPLLGAGGAAAVFGPQKGLDAAQVAAADAALRRLTGLVPGGGSHASTPGAGAAGGTGFGLLAWGARLRPGAREVAALIGLAEAIAGADLVITGEGSFDVQSAAGKVPAFVAELAGAAGVPVALVAGRIADDADTATFASSVSLTDLAGSAAASLAEPARWLRAAGAALGR, encoded by the coding sequence GTGACGCGGGTCGTCGTCGCGATCGACAGCTTCAAGGGGTCCATCGCCGCCGCGGCGGCCGCCCGTGAACTCGCCGCGGGATGGGCCTCCGCCGACGCCGGCGCCGTTCTCGAACTGCGCCCGATGGCCGACGGAGGCGAGGGCACGCTCGACGCTTTCGCGACCGCGATCCCCGGGGCGCGACGGATGCCGGTGAGCGTCGTCGGTCCCGCCGGAACGAGGGTCGAAGCCTCGTGGCTGCTGCTGCCCGGGATCGCCGCCGGCCGCGGCTCGGTGGGCGTCGTCGAGCTCGCGTCGACGTCGGGCATCGAACTGCTGGGCGACCGGCGGCGGGGCCTCGACGCCGACACCACCGGGTTCGGCGAGGCGATCGCCGCCGCCCTCGACGCCGGCGTCGAGCGGCTCGTGCTCGGCATCGGATCGAGCTCGTCGACCGACGGCGGCGTCGGGATGCTGAGAGCGCTCGGCGCCCGGTTCACGGATGCCGACGGACGCGATGTCGCTCCCGGCGCCCGCGGCCTCGCCGATATCGCGCACGCCGACCTGTCGGGGCTCCGGCCTCTCCCCACGGGCGGCGTCGACGTGCTCAGCGACGTGTCGAACCCCTTGCTGGGCGCGGGCGGAGCCGCCGCGGTGTTCGGACCGCAGAAGGGCCTCGACGCGGCTCAGGTCGCCGCCGCCGATGCCGCCCTGCGCCGGCTCACCGGCCTCGTGCCCGGGGGCGGCTCGCACGCGAGCACACCGGGGGCCGGAGCCGCCGGCGGCACCGGGTTCGGGCTGCTCGCGTGGGGCGCTCGCCTGCGCCCCGGCGCTCGCGAGGTCGCAGCGCTCATCGGCCTCGCCGAGGCCATCGCCGGAGCCGATCTCGTCATCACGGGTGAAGGGTCGTTCGACGTGCAGTCCGCGGCGGGCAAGGTTCCCGCCTTCGTCGCCGAACTGGCTGGCGCAGCCGGGGTGCCGGTCGCTCTCGTCGCGGGACGGATCGCGGATGACGCCGACACCGCGACGTTCGCGTCATCCGTCTCGCTCACTGACCTCGCAGGATCCGCCGCGGCCTCGCTCGCCGAACCCGCCCGCTGGCTCCGCGCGGCGGGCGCGGCGCTCGGCCGTTGA
- a CDS encoding dihydrodipicolinate synthase family protein produces the protein MTDLTLLGADGAITSVPLGEAPGFARPKTALRSRVAYAAAHVVPVVSADNTPGQPAQIDWDATLGFRRAVYSWGLGVADAMDTAQRNMGLDAAATRELIARSAEVAREEGGSVVVGVNTDHIDDEHISLDQVIDAYKSQLAFTEEQGAGPVLMASRHLARAASSADDYRRVYREVLAAASGPVVLHWLGTAFDPSLAGYFGSPDWRAASDVLVEIIGENADRVAGVKMSLLDASSEVSVRERLPEGVRMFTGDDFNYVGLIGGADVPQATQPDRDPASARQHSDALLGAFAAITPVASAAIQALDYGDADRYLAILGPTEELSRQVFAAPTFYYKTGVAFLSWLNGHQAAFQMVGGLHSARSLPHLSRIVELANASHALEQPELAADRWHAMLRLNGVEA, from the coding sequence ATGACCGATCTCACCCTCCTCGGCGCCGACGGCGCCATCACCTCCGTTCCGCTGGGCGAGGCCCCCGGCTTCGCCCGACCCAAGACCGCGCTGCGCAGTCGTGTCGCGTACGCGGCGGCCCATGTGGTCCCCGTCGTCTCGGCGGACAACACGCCTGGACAGCCGGCGCAGATCGATTGGGACGCCACCCTCGGCTTCCGCCGCGCCGTGTACTCGTGGGGGCTCGGCGTCGCCGACGCCATGGACACCGCGCAGCGGAACATGGGCCTCGACGCCGCCGCCACGCGCGAGCTCATCGCCCGCTCGGCAGAGGTCGCTCGCGAGGAGGGCGGCTCGGTCGTCGTCGGCGTCAACACCGACCACATCGATGACGAGCACATCTCGCTCGACCAGGTCATCGACGCCTACAAGAGCCAGCTGGCGTTCACCGAGGAGCAGGGCGCTGGGCCCGTGCTCATGGCGTCGCGGCACCTCGCCCGAGCGGCGTCATCGGCCGACGACTACCGCCGGGTGTACCGCGAGGTGCTCGCCGCGGCATCCGGCCCCGTCGTCCTGCACTGGCTCGGCACCGCCTTCGATCCCAGCCTCGCGGGCTACTTCGGCTCGCCCGACTGGCGCGCGGCATCCGACGTCCTCGTCGAGATCATCGGCGAGAACGCCGACAGAGTCGCGGGCGTGAAGATGAGCCTTCTCGACGCCTCGTCCGAGGTGTCGGTGCGCGAGCGCCTGCCCGAGGGCGTGCGCATGTTCACCGGCGACGACTTCAACTACGTCGGACTCATCGGCGGCGCCGACGTGCCGCAAGCGACCCAGCCCGACCGCGACCCGGCCTCGGCGCGCCAGCACTCGGACGCGCTGCTCGGCGCGTTCGCGGCCATCACGCCCGTCGCCTCCGCGGCCATCCAGGCTCTGGATTACGGCGATGCCGACCGGTATCTCGCGATTCTCGGACCGACCGAAGAGCTCAGCCGGCAGGTGTTCGCCGCGCCGACCTTCTACTACAAGACCGGCGTGGCCTTCCTGTCGTGGCTGAACGGTCACCAGGCGGCGTTCCAGATGGTCGGCGGACTGCACTCGGCGCGCAGCCTCCCGCACCTCTCGCGCATCGTCGAGCTCGCGAACGCGTCGCACGCACTCGAGCAGCCGGAGCTCGCCGCCGACCGCTGGCACGCGATGCTGCGTCTGAACGGGGTCGAGGCATGA
- a CDS encoding heparinase II/III family protein codes for MLWNTEGFAGPLAAVCSGIPARLRPPADALPVPSAEGWTRRIQPSIARHFVDLARADIDEPWPQPRASAAARVHRDGDRDGYEQQVFARQRRLSRGVVAALSDDDPRYLDEVADGVWLLCEQSTWCWPAHDDTFARHGSVLATVTDPFLDLGAGEVVGQLAWIDHVLGRRLDDRYPGLRQRMRHEARSRVIAPFLRRRDWHWLGLDGHVHNWNPWIHGNVLVAALVLCDDGAERDAVVALVAQGLDRYVAALPADGAIDEGYAYWWNGACRALEALDVLAYATDGAWDPIPAVTSLRETVAFPHRSHLGGPWYVNAADGPARPPADQPWHALHRAARTVGDDDARRHAAAQRRPDLPATEDAGLGRLLRALTDDAWLAAAPGPGPLPAEVWLPSTQVWLARGRAGSAAGLTVVLKGGHNDENHNHNDVGSLIVASDGVPVIVDAGRPTYTAQTFGPDRYDIWTMQSDWHSVPRVSGMAQDHGAAFAASDPVIVRSDEMRALDLEIGGAYPAGSVRSWRRRAALHRSGHVTIDDRWEAAGPDTEVRLLLAGSVTTGDGWARVRPLDGATPVRITWPAAAPHTLVVRELDDPMLTDVWGERLSRLAVDVDGRAELRVTVEQERNEDERP; via the coding sequence GTGCTGTGGAACACCGAGGGATTCGCCGGCCCGCTCGCGGCGGTGTGCAGCGGCATCCCGGCCCGCCTCCGCCCGCCCGCCGATGCTCTGCCCGTGCCGTCCGCGGAGGGCTGGACCCGGCGCATCCAGCCGTCCATCGCGCGACATTTCGTCGACCTCGCACGCGCCGACATCGACGAACCCTGGCCGCAGCCCCGCGCGAGCGCGGCCGCGCGCGTGCATCGTGACGGCGATCGCGACGGCTACGAGCAGCAGGTCTTCGCGCGGCAGCGGCGGCTGAGCCGGGGGGTGGTCGCAGCATTGTCGGACGACGATCCCCGATACCTCGACGAGGTGGCGGACGGCGTCTGGCTGCTGTGCGAGCAGTCGACGTGGTGCTGGCCAGCCCACGACGACACCTTCGCGCGGCATGGGTCGGTGCTGGCCACCGTCACCGATCCCTTCCTCGATCTCGGTGCGGGCGAGGTCGTCGGGCAGCTCGCGTGGATCGACCACGTGCTCGGGCGACGCCTCGACGATCGCTACCCGGGACTGCGGCAGCGCATGCGTCACGAAGCCCGGTCGCGCGTCATCGCCCCCTTCCTCCGGCGCCGCGACTGGCACTGGCTCGGCCTCGACGGGCACGTCCACAACTGGAATCCGTGGATCCACGGAAACGTGCTGGTGGCCGCGCTCGTGCTCTGCGATGACGGCGCCGAACGCGACGCGGTCGTCGCCCTCGTCGCGCAGGGCCTCGATCGCTACGTCGCAGCACTGCCGGCCGACGGCGCGATCGACGAGGGCTACGCGTACTGGTGGAACGGCGCGTGCCGGGCGCTCGAGGCCCTCGACGTGCTCGCCTACGCGACCGACGGCGCGTGGGACCCGATTCCCGCCGTCACGTCGCTGCGCGAGACGGTCGCGTTCCCCCATCGTTCGCATCTCGGCGGGCCCTGGTACGTCAACGCGGCCGACGGCCCCGCCCGTCCCCCCGCGGACCAGCCGTGGCACGCCCTGCACCGAGCGGCTCGCACGGTCGGTGACGACGACGCGCGCCGCCACGCCGCCGCCCAACGACGCCCCGATCTGCCCGCCACCGAGGATGCCGGGCTCGGCCGCCTGCTGCGCGCTCTGACCGACGACGCCTGGCTCGCCGCCGCTCCCGGTCCGGGGCCTCTCCCCGCAGAGGTCTGGCTGCCGTCGACGCAGGTCTGGCTGGCACGCGGACGAGCGGGCAGCGCCGCCGGGCTCACGGTCGTGCTCAAGGGCGGCCACAACGACGAGAACCACAATCACAACGACGTCGGCTCTCTCATCGTCGCCTCCGACGGCGTGCCCGTCATCGTCGACGCCGGGCGGCCGACGTACACGGCGCAGACCTTCGGTCCCGACCGGTACGACATCTGGACGATGCAGAGCGACTGGCACAGCGTGCCTCGTGTCTCCGGGATGGCTCAAGATCACGGCGCGGCCTTCGCGGCATCCGATCCGGTCATCGTCCGATCGGATGAGATGCGCGCACTGGATCTCGAGATCGGCGGCGCCTACCCCGCCGGGTCGGTACGCTCGTGGCGACGCCGGGCTGCTCTTCACCGCTCGGGACACGTCACGATCGACGACCGCTGGGAAGCCGCCGGACCGGATACCGAGGTGCGCCTGCTTCTCGCGGGCTCGGTGACGACAGGCGACGGGTGGGCTCGCGTGAGACCGCTCGACGGAGCGACCCCGGTCCGGATCACATGGCCCGCCGCGGCACCGCACACCCTCGTCGTCCGTGAGCTCGACGATCCGATGCTGACCGACGTCTGGGGTGAGCGCCTCAGCCGGCTCGCCGTCGACGTCGACGGTCGTGCCGAGCTGCGTGTCACGGTAGAACAGGAACGGAACGAGGACGAGCGACCATGA
- a CDS encoding sugar phosphate isomerase/epimerase family protein: MSVDPRLSINQATIKYADLATALRVTAEAGIEAIGLWREPVQEVGLATAAAMLTDSGLRFTTHCRAGFFTMPEGPARRSSIDDNRVAIDEAAALAAAGAPGSTAILVLVAGGLPEGSRDIAGARERVRDAIGELAPHAKAAGVTLAIEPLHPMFASDRCVVSTLGQALDIAADFEPEVVGATVDTFHIFWDPDVVSAIERAGREGRIATYQVCDWKTPLPADVLLSRHYPGDGVIDFASLTRAVEATGYDRDIEVEIFNADIWAADPAVVVRRTAEAFGAVVTPHLAGARTPTP; this comes from the coding sequence ATGAGCGTCGACCCGCGCCTGTCGATCAACCAGGCGACGATCAAGTACGCCGATCTCGCCACCGCGCTGCGGGTCACGGCGGAGGCCGGGATCGAGGCGATCGGCCTGTGGCGCGAGCCCGTGCAGGAGGTCGGCCTCGCGACGGCGGCCGCCATGCTGACCGACTCGGGCCTGCGGTTCACCACACACTGCCGGGCGGGTTTCTTCACGATGCCGGAGGGGCCCGCCCGGCGCTCGTCGATCGACGACAACCGCGTCGCGATCGACGAGGCCGCCGCGCTCGCCGCCGCCGGGGCTCCCGGATCGACCGCGATCCTCGTGCTCGTCGCGGGTGGGCTGCCCGAGGGTTCGCGCGACATCGCGGGGGCGCGCGAGCGCGTCCGCGATGCGATCGGCGAGCTCGCTCCGCACGCGAAGGCGGCGGGGGTGACGCTGGCGATCGAGCCGCTGCATCCGATGTTCGCCTCCGACCGCTGCGTCGTCTCCACCCTCGGTCAGGCTCTCGACATCGCGGCGGACTTCGAGCCCGAGGTCGTCGGCGCCACGGTCGACACGTTCCACATCTTCTGGGACCCCGACGTCGTGTCCGCCATCGAGCGCGCCGGCCGCGAGGGGCGTATCGCGACCTACCAGGTGTGCGACTGGAAGACGCCGCTGCCCGCGGACGTGCTTCTCAGCCGTCACTACCCGGGCGACGGGGTCATCGACTTCGCGTCGCTGACCCGGGCCGTCGAGGCGACGGGATACGACCGTGATATCGAGGTCGAGATCTTCAACGCCGACATCTGGGCCGCTGATCCCGCCGTCGTCGTGCGCCGCACCGCCGAGGCATTCGGCGCCGTCGTGACGCCGCACCTCGCCGGCGCGCGCACCCCCACCCCATAG
- a CDS encoding substrate-binding domain-containing protein, giving the protein MTDPTPALLAAERRAHILATMEREGAVRISQLTDELGAATVTLRRDLAQMEQEGLLQRVHGGAIPATGQHAHPPVAGSGSEASTGSIAVLVPSLNFYWPGVVRGMEAAARRHGLKVHLRGASYELQDERPVLERLVASGDIRGLIVAPNTDTPHSQDVVQWLADCGTPSVLVERDAIVQPAGVPVEAVTTDHALGAVLAARHLASLGHRKVGLVLSRNSPTSRKIAAGWQAACEELGLTPAQHIETTLPDRASAEFSAAVDTTLDRALGSGVTALLVHSDPEAMAFVDLALNRGISVPEDLSIIAYDDEVAELFTPALTAVAPPRVSVGETAVELLVSRMADPDRPTRRVLLNPTLVVRESTVAPRAAGTA; this is encoded by the coding sequence ATGACCGACCCCACACCGGCGCTGCTGGCCGCCGAGCGCCGCGCGCACATCCTGGCGACCATGGAGCGCGAGGGCGCCGTGCGCATCTCGCAGCTGACCGACGAGCTCGGCGCCGCCACCGTGACCCTCCGACGCGACCTCGCGCAGATGGAGCAGGAGGGGCTGCTCCAGCGTGTGCACGGCGGTGCCATCCCCGCCACTGGCCAGCACGCGCACCCGCCGGTCGCGGGCAGCGGTTCCGAGGCATCCACGGGGTCGATCGCCGTGCTCGTCCCCTCGCTGAACTTCTACTGGCCCGGGGTCGTGCGCGGGATGGAGGCCGCCGCGCGCCGTCACGGCCTGAAAGTACATCTGCGGGGAGCTTCGTACGAGCTGCAGGACGAGCGCCCCGTGCTCGAGCGCCTCGTCGCCAGCGGCGACATCCGCGGCCTGATCGTCGCGCCGAACACCGACACACCGCACTCACAGGACGTCGTCCAGTGGCTCGCCGACTGCGGCACGCCGAGCGTGCTCGTCGAGCGCGACGCGATCGTCCAGCCCGCCGGAGTGCCCGTCGAGGCCGTGACGACCGACCACGCCCTGGGGGCCGTGCTCGCGGCCCGCCACCTCGCCTCGCTCGGACACCGCAAGGTCGGGCTGGTGCTCTCACGCAACTCCCCCACCTCGCGCAAGATCGCCGCCGGCTGGCAGGCCGCGTGCGAGGAGCTCGGGCTCACCCCCGCCCAGCACATCGAGACGACGCTTCCCGACCGGGCGAGCGCGGAGTTCTCCGCAGCGGTCGACACGACCCTCGACCGGGCGCTCGGAAGCGGTGTCACCGCCCTTCTGGTGCATTCGGATCCCGAGGCGATGGCGTTCGTCGACCTCGCGCTGAACCGCGGGATCTCGGTGCCCGAAGACCTGTCGATCATCGCCTACGACGACGAGGTGGCCGAGCTGTTCACGCCCGCCCTCACCGCCGTCGCTCCGCCCCGCGTCAGCGTCGGCGAGACCGCGGTGGAGCTGCTGGTCTCGCGGATGGCCGACCCCGACCGGCCGACCCGGCGCGTGCTGCTCAATCCCACCCTCGTGGTGCGCGAGTCGACCGTCGCTCCCCGCGCGGCAGGCACGGCGTGA
- a CDS encoding Gfo/Idh/MocA family protein has product MNGVSGRMGYRQHLVRSILAIRDQGGIELPDGTKVTVKPLLVGRSEAKLADLAAKHGIEDYTTDLDAALADPRWEIYADFLVTKARATALRKAIAAGKTIYTEKPTAESVDEALELAKLAAEAGVKTGVVHDKLYLPGLQKLKRLIDSGFFGRILSVRGEFGYWVFEGDWQPAQRPSWNYRAEDGGGIIVDMFPHWNYVLENLFGDVKTVYAQAAVHIADRWDERGEHYTATAEDAAYGVFELEGGVIAQINSSWTVRVNRDELVEFHVDGTHGSAVVGLFGAKIQPRNATPKPVWNPDLEDTHDYDADWQNVPTNDVFLNGFRQQWEEFLTSYVTETPYEFDLLAGARGVQLAEAGLQSSREGRKVELPTLSI; this is encoded by the coding sequence ATGAACGGCGTCTCGGGCCGGATGGGCTACCGCCAGCACCTCGTCCGCTCGATCCTCGCGATCCGAGACCAGGGCGGCATCGAACTGCCCGACGGCACGAAGGTCACGGTCAAGCCGCTCCTCGTCGGCCGCAGCGAGGCGAAGCTCGCCGACCTCGCCGCCAAGCACGGCATCGAGGACTACACGACCGACCTCGACGCAGCCCTGGCCGATCCCCGGTGGGAGATCTACGCCGACTTCCTCGTCACGAAGGCCCGCGCGACGGCGCTGCGCAAGGCGATCGCCGCCGGCAAGACCATCTACACCGAGAAGCCCACCGCCGAATCCGTCGACGAAGCGCTCGAGCTCGCCAAGCTCGCCGCGGAAGCCGGCGTCAAGACCGGCGTCGTGCACGACAAGCTCTACCTCCCGGGACTGCAGAAGCTCAAGCGCCTCATCGACTCGGGCTTCTTCGGCCGCATCCTCTCGGTGCGCGGTGAGTTCGGCTACTGGGTGTTCGAGGGCGACTGGCAGCCCGCGCAGCGGCCGAGCTGGAACTACCGCGCCGAAGACGGCGGCGGCATCATCGTCGACATGTTCCCGCACTGGAACTACGTGCTCGAGAACCTCTTCGGCGACGTCAAGACCGTCTACGCGCAGGCCGCCGTGCACATCGCCGACCGCTGGGACGAGCGAGGCGAGCACTACACCGCGACGGCAGAGGATGCCGCCTACGGCGTCTTCGAGCTCGAGGGCGGAGTGATCGCCCAGATCAACTCGTCGTGGACCGTGCGCGTCAACCGCGACGAGCTCGTCGAGTTCCACGTCGACGGCACGCACGGCTCCGCCGTCGTGGGTCTGTTCGGCGCGAAGATCCAGCCCCGCAACGCCACCCCCAAGCCGGTGTGGAACCCCGACCTCGAAGACACGCACGACTACGACGCCGACTGGCAGAACGTGCCCACCAACGACGTCTTCCTCAACGGCTTCCGTCAGCAGTGGGAGGAGTTCCTCACCTCGTACGTGACCGAGACCCCCTACGAGTTCGACCTGCTCGCCGGCGCCCGGGGCGTGCAGCTCGCCGAGGCGGGCCTGCAGTCGAGCCGCGAGGGCCGCAAGGTCGAGCTGCCGACCCTCAGCATCTGA